The DNA region ATGGCCGGAGCAAATTCCGCCGTTGAGCAAAAAGGGTATTTAACGTTGTCCCGTTATATTCCAGACCTGAACGATCACATTTGACGCTGAAGCCCATCGAAGAGGCTTGAGTCGGAACCTCCAGGTCCTTGAGCAGCCTGGTGAAGCAGGGATAGGTTTGGTGATTAAAGACCATAAACCCGCTATCAAGCTGATACCGTTGGCCCTCCCACGCGATCTCATGCGTGTGGGTATGTCCTCCCACATAATCATTAGCTTCAAAAACCGTGATCCGGTGGTGACGGCTGAGATAATAGGCCGCCACATTTCCCGCAATACCGGTTCCGATAATGGCAATGTTCACAGGCGGCTCCTCTGGATTGTCCGATCCAGCCCTGACAGGGGCTTTCCATAGGCGGATGCTCCGGCCTGAACCGGTGGTACATCAATTCCAAGGCATGGCCGTCGATACAGCCCACAGATTTTTGCCATGTTGTGGATCAGTGTCATCCTCACGTGTTCCTTTTCATGATCATCAATTCTGCCCAGCTTCCCACCGTTGTGGGACCCGTTGAATTTTTGAGAGGTCATACCCTTGGGTGGCAATAATCTTGAGCAGATGTTGATAATCCTCCTCAGGCAGCCGGGGAGTTCGGGCCATAATCCAGACGTAGTCCCGTTTGAGGCGGCCGATGATGGTTTGGCTGTAATCCGGATTGACAAACACGATTCGGTAGTCGGCTTTGAACGGCCAGAAAAATTGCATGTCCCACACGGCATAGGACTCCTGGTCCACAACAAATCCGGTCGGGCGGTATATCTTCTGTTGACCCTCGAATCCGCCCTGGCGAAAGGTAAAAGTGGTGGCGATGGTTCCATCGTCATTGAGTCGGTAGGACTCCACTGCGTTGAACGCCTCCGTCTCAATGAACGTTGGAATGTTGGCAATCACATACCAATCTCCCATAAAGCGCTCGAGATCGACCTCACTGGCGGTCTGAATGGGCGGTGGGCTGCTGCACCCTAAGAGACTTCCGAGCAGCCCACAGGCTATCAATGATGAGGTGTGCATTTTCCTCTTTCCCTACTGAAGTTCATAGCGCAACTTCTTGCCGTCTTTGGTGGTCGATTGTAGTCCGACCCACTCGTCGTCCATGGTATACCAGAGATCAATGGTAAACTTGTCACTTATAATACGGTGATGGCGGGTGGGAGTCGGCACTCCACGTAGTGAGAATGTTTCTTCCGCCACAATCTGAATTTCAACCGGCTGTAGTTCCCCCGTCTGCGAATTGAGCAGGCGACTGCTCTGAAACCAGGCTGGATTCCAGTAGGCAAAGGTTTTGATGCAACCCTCCAGGGTTTGTTCTCCATCGTGGGTGTGTAAACGCAATTTGCCACCCTTGGAGGTCCCTTCCACAAAAAACGATTCACCATTGTCACTCGTTTTGGCCCGAATCTCCTTGAGGCATTCCCCTTCCCAGACTTCAGCATTGGTGTGCCGGTAAGTATAAAACGTGATGAAAAAGTACTTCACATCAAATTCGGCCTCCACGTTGATCTGCGTGCGCGTACCTTTCGCGGATACCACAAAGCGCTGAAATCCGATTTCATCATCGTCCAGAAAGACCTTAAAGGCATAAGTCTTTTGGTTGGTGTCCTGGGCAGATCTGGCCATACCCATGGAGAAAAGAAAAAAGGTCATGAGTGTCAACCACAGCGGTGCACCTTCGATCATGTGGAACGTACCAATCATGATATTTCCTCCTGATGATCGGCGACGGGGTTCGCTTTTTTCTGAGGCCCTGGAATGAAGGCGTTGGTGCTCGCGATATATTCACGATAGCCTGGCCGTCGATCCACAATAGTTTCCTCGAGCATCGTCACACCGGAAAATTTCAGCAGTAAAAAAGTTAACAGGATGGGTGAGAGAATCGACCACCAGGCGCCGGTCGGGATCACGAAGAGAAAGAATCCCCACCAGATCAGGCATTCGCCGAAATAATTAGGGTGGCGTGTATAGCGCCACAATCCTTGATTCATCACTTTGCCTCGATTCGCGGGATTCATCTTGAAGCGAGCCAGCTGCCAATCGCCCACCGATTCAAAGACCATCCCGATTATCCACAAGGCCACGGCCAGAATATCGAAGATGCTGTAGTCAAATGGCACGGTTAAGGCGACCCACAATGGCATGGAGATGATCCAGGCCAACACAGCTTGAAACACAAAAATGATCCCGAGGCTTTTCAGCGCAAAGTTTGGCTCATACTTGTGACGAATGGCTTGATACCGGGCGTCCTCGGATTCGCCCCAGTTTCTCCAGGTGATATACACCGTCAGCCGGAGGGCCCAGAATAGGACGAGAGTGAGCACCAGGGAGGAGCGATTCCAATAGGGCTCAACGCTGCTCGAATAGATCAAGGCAGCCGCGAAGATCATGACGGCCCACATACTGTCCACGATGCTGACGTCCCGTTTGGCGAGGCTGATCAGCCAGGTGATTCCCGCCAGGACAAGAGTTCCGATCAGGCCGGAAAGGTAGATGGAGAAGGTCATATGGTGCTCTCCTTGAGGCTTGGTGCAAAGCCATCAAAGCGTGTGGATAGTGCCATCAGAATGGGTGTGATGATGGCCCAGCCGATGGCCAGGGCGATCAATGCCGCGTTTTGGTTACCAAACTCGAGGGCTCCCAACTGGTGTCCTCCATAATAGGCCAGTGGTCCTCCAATGCTTCCGGCAAGTGCAGCTAAGAACCAGCGCCCCCTCAGCCAGCGAAGTGAGACATTCAACAGGGTTGCAAAGAGTCCCCACATGAGCACGATCCAGTATGGGGCGGTGTGTGGGATGAGGATGCCGGAGGAGTAGTGCAGCCAATCGAGCCACACGAGCATGCTGTCCCACACGGCCCCAATAACCAGGACGATCATAACCAGTTTGAATTCTGCTTCAGCCGCCGGCGCACTGGACAGGTGAATAGCCATAATGACTAAAGCCATGAGTGCCCCCATCCACGGGCGTTGCCCGGCTCCGCTGAGTACGCAGGCGAACCAGCCGATCTGAAACAGGAAAAGGTTGTAGAGAGTCCTAACCATGCATGTTCCCTTCAGGTGAGGTCGCCCTTCTCAAAAAGATAATGGCTGACCCACCATTCCTGCCCCTCACGATGGCCGAATAATTCGGCACAGGCCATAAAGAATATCCGCCAGCGGACCCACCAGAGGCCCGCATTCCGTTTCCCATAGGTCTCGAGAAATAGGGGCCACAAGGATTCACGGTGGAGGTCCATGTTTCCCAGCCAGGCGTTAGCCGTTCGTGCGTAATGTGTGCCGGCCCATCTCCATTGGGTCACGAGTCTGAGCGGACTCTGAATGGCCAAAGGCAGATCATCACTAGGCATCATGCCTCCGGTGAAAAAATAACGGCTCATCCAGTCACTCTCGTCCCGCACTTCAAATGTATACGGGACGGCCCGATGCACGAAGATGTGCATGAAGAAACGCCCGTCAGGCCTGAGCCAGTCGTGAATCCGATCAAAAAGATGAGACCAATTCCGCATGTGCTCGAACATTTCCACTGACACCACGCGATCGAATTGACTGTGTTCAATGTGAAATGTATTCATGTCGCACGTGACCACGTGAATGTTGCGCAATCCGCGTTGTCGTGCCTGAGAGTCGATATATGCTTTTTGTGAATGAGAGTTTGAGACTGCCGTAATGTGACTGTGCGGATAATGGGCTGCCATCCAGAGCGACAGAGATCCCCATCCACAGCCCAAATCCAGGATGGATTGTCCGTCATGAAGATCAGCATGCGCACATGATTCCCCGAGGGCAGACTCTTCGGACTCTGAGAGCGACTCGACCCCGGAAGGCCAGAACCCGCTGCTGTACTTCATGTGAGGCCCCAGCACCCGGTAAAAAAATTCCGGGGGAACCTCGTAGTGTTGAATATTGGCCTTATCAGCGTGGATGGCGATATCGGAGCGAGACATGGTTGCAATAAACGCGGTCTTCAGTGAGGCCAGCTCTTCCACATTCTTGTGGGAAATCTCATGTAATCGTTGGCGAACCAGATGCCGTATGCCACGACGAATGAGAAGATCTGGTGCCCAATCACGATTAGTAATGGAAAGTGCTAGTTTCATTGCGAGGGACATGATAAATTTTTACCCCCTGTGCAGGTCTGGTGGTGACCTGAAGCTCGACGATTCGGATATCAGAAAACCGGGGCTCCGAGTTGGGTTCCATGCGAGATCGTTGAAAGCCCGGCGTGAAGGCGATGAGAATTCCCACGATGATGGGAGCCATAATGCCCTGTCTCACATACATTCCAGTTCGTGTTGCCATTTTTCTCATGGAATGTTTTCCGTCATTTTGAAACGATTTAAAAGTTTGACCCATTAAGATGTAAATAAATTTTCATACAAATCATTTCTGAAGTCTTGGTTCATTTCCCTCTATCGCTATATTACGTATCCGACTTCCCTTCATCCACCTAAACTTTGACAAACATTAGACATTGCAAGCGAAAGAATGTAAATCCATCTCATGATCATTCCAAAAATGATGTACAAGATGCTGAAATAATTATGAAATTAGCAACTTGAGCTTCATGCGCTCCTGACATTTCTACCTTAATTCTTGCATTGACGGGGGTGAGTGAAAACCGGCCATGAGGATTTGGCCATGATTCTTTCCATGGATTATTCCGTCATGGATCAAACGCACTTGGCCCTATGCGGTTCTGTTGGATGAAAAGTTCTTTTTTAATAGATATCCTCCACTTCAGGTCAATCGCCGGATCCATGTGCTAACAAGGTGAAGAGGGTTTAGACGCTCATCGTCCCTTTACCCCTCTCACCTTCGCCTTTTGAGCTTTGACGAGGGATTTTGGAATTCCTATTGTTCTTCAGATGAATAGCAGGAGTGGATTTACAGGCAAAATCTTTGATACTGAATGGTAGGGTTCTGGAATTGTGAAAAGAGAAACCATGAGCATCTGGTTTAAATTCCTTTCAAGGCATGGCGATGCTTTTAGAGAATTGGTATGGAGTTTATATCCTAATTTTTATCCGTCAGTCTCAGAACTCAATGAGGTTTTTTCAATCTATTCAATAGAAGCTTCTGCATGTCCCAATGTGGCCTGGAGTGACCTGAAGCTGTTAGCTTTTTTAAGCTCAGTAGCTTTTTTTATATTCCTGGGACGGTCCAGAAGTGTTGACCGGTCGGGTTGGCTCCTGATTCATTTAACGCTCAATACCTTAGGGCAACGCTGAGAAATTTCACGGAAATGGCGGTTTAAGGTCTTCCGTGTACCTTTGGATTTCCCCAAAATTATTTGAAAAATTTGGTTAAAATTTTTGAGCAGTTTGATTGGTTAACTGAGGACATCAGATTTTCCTCTGATGTCCTCTTCGTGGTGCCCTTCGGCTAGTGAGTTTTTTCAGCCTTCTTAAGATCCTGGTCATCAATGTATTTGAAGACAAAATACATAAGGATTCCCGCTAACAGTCCAAATGGATACAGAGCATACATGGGGCCCTCCTTTGGTTGAATGCCAATGGAGAAAGACCGATGATTTGTCCATCATTCTCTAAAATGTTTTCATATGCGAAAATGTTTCGAAAGTCATCTACTCTTTGTCCATA from Nitrospiraceae bacterium includes:
- a CDS encoding class I SAM-dependent methyltransferase, with amino-acid sequence MSLAMKLALSITNRDWAPDLLIRRGIRHLVRQRLHEISHKNVEELASLKTAFIATMSRSDIAIHADKANIQHYEVPPEFFYRVLGPHMKYSSGFWPSGVESLSESEESALGESCAHADLHDGQSILDLGCGWGSLSLWMAAHYPHSHITAVSNSHSQKAYIDSQARQRGLRNIHVVTCDMNTFHIEHSQFDRVVSVEMFEHMRNWSHLFDRIHDWLRPDGRFFMHIFVHRAVPYTFEVRDESDWMSRYFFTGGMMPSDDLPLAIQSPLRLVTQWRWAGTHYARTANAWLGNMDLHRESLWPLFLETYGKRNAGLWWVRWRIFFMACAELFGHREGQEWWVSHYLFEKGDLT
- a CDS encoding DUF2878 domain-containing protein, whose translation is MVRTLYNLFLFQIGWFACVLSGAGQRPWMGALMALVIMAIHLSSAPAAEAEFKLVMIVLVIGAVWDSMLVWLDWLHYSSGILIPHTAPYWIVLMWGLFATLLNVSLRWLRGRWFLAALAGSIGGPLAYYGGHQLGALEFGNQNAALIALAIGWAIITPILMALSTRFDGFAPSLKESTI
- a CDS encoding lipocalin family protein; its protein translation is MHTSSLIACGLLGSLLGCSSPPPIQTASEVDLERFMGDWYVIANIPTFIETEAFNAVESYRLNDDGTIATTFTFRQGGFEGQQKIYRPTGFVVDQESYAVWDMQFFWPFKADYRIVFVNPDYSQTIIGRLKRDYVWIMARTPRLPEEDYQHLLKIIATQGYDLSKIQRVPQRWEAGQN
- a CDS encoding DUF1295 domain-containing protein translates to MTFSIYLSGLIGTLVLAGITWLISLAKRDVSIVDSMWAVMIFAAALIYSSSVEPYWNRSSLVLTLVLFWALRLTVYITWRNWGESEDARYQAIRHKYEPNFALKSLGIIFVFQAVLAWIISMPLWVALTVPFDYSIFDILAVALWIIGMVFESVGDWQLARFKMNPANRGKVMNQGLWRYTRHPNYFGECLIWWGFFLFVIPTGAWWSILSPILLTFLLLKFSGVTMLEETIVDRRPGYREYIASTNAFIPGPQKKANPVADHQEEIS